GTAGTGATTGGTAACTACCATCTCAAGGATCATTCCACGGCTCAACAGGTCTAAAAATAGACCAGTAGTAGAGAATTACAAAATATTATGAGTATTAGTTTTAAGTTAACATCAACTGGAATTGTGGATGTTTGCctaaccaaatttggttttgggATTTTATGGAGAAGTTGGATAAAGTGGTACTTGTCTTTTGCCGAATTTTCTGTTCTTATCAATGGCGAGGCTACTCCAATGTTCAATAGTCAAAAAGGTGTCAGGCAGGGAGATCCAATATCTCCGTTTATTTTCATAATGGTGACTGAAATTCTCTCAATAATGATTAAGAAAGCTGCTGATAATGGTCTTATTTCTGGATTTCCTGTTGCTCCTCAAGGTACTGTCATAAATCATCTGCAATTTGCGGATGACTTAATTATTTTCCTAGATGATTCTATTAACCACATTGAAAATCTAAATAGTGTCTTGTTCACTTTTGAGTTGGTGGCCGGCTTGAGGGAGAATTTTAGGAAGTTTTATTGCAGGGTTTGGCTATAATCATAATGGTGGTTTTTGTGCAGCTGCATTTGGATGTCAGTTAACAACTTTCCCAATAAATTATTTAGGCATTCCACTTGAGAGTAAGTTTCAAAACATGGCCATATGGGATCTTATAATTCAGAAGTGTCAACAAAATCTGAGCacttggaaagaaaatatccatCCAAGGATTGAAGGCTGATTCTCATTAATAGTGTCATTGCAAGTTTGCCCATGTACTACCTCTAAATGTTCAAGATGTGGGAATCAGTGGTaaaggaaattgagaaaatcATTAGGAACTTTCTATGGGGATCTTCTGATGCAAAGAAGAAATGAAGTTGGGTGTCATGGTTAAGAGAAGATATACCAAAGTCTAAAGGAGGTATTGGAATCAAAAAATTAAAGTTTTTCACTTCATTGCAAATGGGTGTGGAGATATGGGTCTGAAAAAAATGCACTTTGGAGGTGTATTGTACGTGAAAAATTTGGAGGTActcaaaactcttttttttttcctaattcTTATTCAAAAGCTGTAGGCCATAGCCTCTTTGCAGGTATCCTAAAAGCAAGAAATTATGTTACTGAGAACATTAAACTTATTCTACACAATGGGATGAGTATTCGCTTCTGGTCAGATAAATGGAATGGGGATGTAAGTCTAAAAGAGAGATACCCTCCTACAGTTAAAGACATGATTTCAAATGAGGTAGCTTGGAATTTTAGCTTTAAGAGAAGATTAAATGAGAATGAAGTTGGGGAAGTTGCTGACTTAATTATACAACTAGGGGATTTCTCTAATTTAGTTCTAGACGCAACGGTGGATGACGCAAAAAGTTGGAATTTGGATAAAATTTCTCTGTTTCTAGCTGCTATTCCTCTCTGGATTTAGACGGATTTCTTGTGTTTCCGTACAAACAAGTCTGGAATCCGAAAATTCCACTCAAGGTATCTTTTTTGGTTTGGACTTTGTGTCATAAAGGTGCTCCAACTCTTGACTACTTATTCCGAGCAGGCAAAGTAAACTCAAGTCAATGTCTGTTGTGTGCGACTGAAGAAGAATCTAACAATCATCTTTTTTTGCATTGCTCGGAAACAAGGAAGATTTGGCATTATTTCTTGGATAGCTTTGGTGTGAGATGGGTTTTTGCAGAAAAAATTAAGGCTAGCATTTGGGAGTGGTCTAACAAGAAGAGCAAGCGCATGGTAAAGAGGATTTGGAGACTTCTTCCTTTCGCGATTTGGTGGAACGTATGGAAGGAATGACAGACTTTATAGAAACTCTAGAAGAACTATTAGCCAGTTGATAATTTCGGTTTAGTGTACTGTGTTTCATTGATCGCTAAATACCAATCTCTTTGAAGGTTACTCTTTGAGTACCTTAATATGTAATTGAGAGGTTGTAATTGGAGACAACTAGTTTGTCTTTTCTCCATTAGTCTTCATCTTTTGGATGAGGTCTAATTTTTAATCTATTTTTCCCTTTctctgttaaaaaaaaaagttttaagttAGTTATGGAATTAGGAAACCTTTTTATAGCTTGTTTTTCTcatattttcttttctcaaaTTTTAGAGTTTGGAAAATAAATCTTAAGAAGTAAAACCGAACAGCTAATTGAAATCGACATAAGTCTTACACCGAAAAGCTGAACCACTAATTAAAACTGCTCTGGGAGAGTAATCAGATTGGGTTCTTACTAATCTTATTTGGGTACTTGCATATCAATTTTCTCCAACCTTCTTTTTCTTAGTCCCCTAAACATCTTCAGGATATAATTTCGGTTTGGTTtagatgttatttcttttctctctttcttttatCTGCAGCCATCATGGTGAGAACTACCTCTCAGGTATAGGTTTCTAGCATTTCAGTAATTACCTCTCAGGAGAAAAAGAAGGTTGGAGAAAATTGATATGCAAGTACCCAAATAGGATTAGTAAGAACCCAACATATTCTAGCATTTCATTTTTCTCCAACATTTCAGTAATTACCTCTCAGGTATAGGTTTCTGTtatatgtgtatttttttttatttttttttgcatctcaTCTTCTTTCATTGACCATCACTTAAATAATGGGAACATCATTAGCATGGGAAATGTgtggtttttggatttttcatGCAGTGGAGTATGTTAAACAACACCCTGTATTACTACTTTTAAGGAGGAGTGGACATAAGAGGGAAGACCTAGCTGGCCCATCATAGCAGATAAAACCCAATAATGAAGCTTATGATAAGAGATAACGGGATCACACATGGATGACATGAGGCATAAATTTTTTTTGACGGCAAAGAGCAAAATATATTAAAAGATTCAATATCACTAAAGCAGTGGTAAAGAGACCAAGAGAGAGTTACATGGATGTGTACATAACACCATCACAATTACAAATAATTGTGGATAAAGAGAAACCAACAAAAATATCCGTATGCAGTGTCCAATTGTATAACAATGACTTAACCACCATTATAATGTGTTTGGTAGTCCTACTCAAATTTTGGTAAAATCTATTATATCTTTCTCTCCATATACTCCACCAAATGGCAAACGGCAAATAATTCCACAAACGTTTCAGCCTCTTCTTACTTTTCTTGTTTTTCCATTCCCACGAAGTTCTTCTAAAATAACTTGCAAAAACCCTTCTGATTCCAAAGCTATTCATAAAATATGACCAAACCTCAAAAGTTATTTTGTAAtgtaaaacaaagatgattatttgtttcctcatGAACACCACACAGTAAACAATTAGGATTCTGAACTGTACCTGCCATATATTGTTGATCTAAAGTGGGAGCCCCATTACAACATAAAATCCAAAGTAAAAATGAAACTTTTAGAGGTACCTTAGGATTCCAAAGTTGTTTATCCGAAAACGAAATAAATCCATCAATATCAAGAGCTGAATAAGCAGAAGCCACCGTGAAACCTTCTCTGTTACCATACCTCCAATGCCTATCATATGTAGCATTAACATCGAGAGTAGAAGTAGGGTCGCCTATTACCTGTAACAGATGTGTTACTTCCTGCATTTCAAGCTCATCCAAAGCTCTAACAAACTGTAAATCCCATACTCCTTGATCTGACACCATATCCCGCACCGTGAATTATTTTCCTTTggatattgcaaataaataaatttcCTCCTAAGGGCTATTGACCTACCCAAACAGCATCCCAAAAATAAATACCAGACCCATCCCTTATAATCAAAGACGTGCCAGATTTAGTGAAATCCCTCGCTTTTAGAATACCCATCCAAAGACTCCGACCAGTGGTTCTACTTGATTGATTAGGGAACCATGCTTCGGTTATTCCTCCAAATTTTTGCGATATAATTCTCCTCCAAAACGCATGCTTCTCGCTTCCATAACGCCAAATCTATTTAGCATGAAGAGCTTTATTGACAAACTGCAACTTCTTTATCCCCACATCTCCTCTGCATTTTGAAAGAGTAGCTCTCGaccatgtaaccgaacttcttTTTCTCGTTGTTGAACTCGAGCCCCAAAGGAAATTCCGCATAACTCTATCAAGTTTTTTAACTACATTGCTTGGAATTTGAAATAAATTCATGTAGCAAACTGGCAAGCTAGCTAACACACTATATATCATAACTAACCTCTGCCCCTTTGATAAATACGTCCTCTTCCATCCAGCTAGCtttttttggaaattttgaaTCACCTCGTTCCAGACTATTTTGCACTTTGACTTACTGCCTAGTTGGATTCCAAAATAGTTCATAGGTCATTGAGTACAAGAacaaccaaaaatttcagcacatGCATCACCATTATGAAACTGCCCGAGCCCTACAATTGTGCTTTTTTTGAAGTTTACTTTCAGTCCATAAATTGTTTCAAAAGCTATAAGGAGGTTCTTTAAGTTTTGCACCTGAGTCTCATTATCATATAGAAAAACTATAAAGTCATCAGCAAAATGAAGTTGAGTTATCGCTGGACCTTGCTCCGCTGTGAAACCCGAAATTAATCCTTGATTGGCAGATGATTTAAACATCAGTGAGAGTACCTCGGGAACTAGAATGAACAAAAACGCAAAAATCGGATCACCTTGATTGATTCCCTTTTGATTTCTAAACATTTTATTTGCTTCACCCTTGATTAAAACAACAAATCTTGGTGTAGTAATACACCATTTAATCCAGCTCCTCCACTTATAACCAAAACCAAACCTTGCCAGCTTAGTATCCACACAACCCCAATTCAAGTTATCGAACGCTTTTTCAAAATCCACTTTGCATATGATACCGGTTTCTTGACTTCTCAATCTTGAATTAATAAGTTCAGATGCTATTAATATTCCATCATGTATCTGCTTACCATGAACAAATGCACCCTGGAACTCTGAAATAATGGACGACATTACCAACTTCATCCTTTCAGCTAGCAACTTAGAAATGATCTTATACACACTGCTGATTAGACTTATGGGTCTAAAATTGTGAAGTGAGAGACTGCACCTTTacaatttggaattaaaattgtaTTAGTGCAATTGATTCTCCAATCCAAAGTATAATTAAACTCAAATTCCTTAACTACCAACATTAAATCAAATTTAATTACCTCCCACGCCTGCTTATAAAATTCCATTGTAAATCCGTCTGGACCCGGACTCTTTTTCACCCCAAAATGATCAAACACTTGCTTGACTTCCACTTCAGTGAACTCTTTTTCTAGAGTAATACTATCCATAACAGATAAAACAGGCATATTGAGATTATCAAAGCTAGGCCTAAACTTATGATTCTCCGTGAAAAGCGAAGCATAGAAAGGTTCCGTCTCCTTGGCAATCTTCTGCCTATCAAAACACAAATTACCATCAATATTCAAACAATTCACACTATTCTGCTTGTATTTAAAAGAAGCCACCTGATGCGAGTAACTTGAATTCTTTCCTCCATCTTTCCTTCGCCCTTTGACAGAGTTTCTTAGCTAATTAAAGATAGCGACAAAGACGTATTTAGTTTGTTCCCTTTCCACCACATCATCATCAGTCAAACCAGAAATCTCCTCTACATTTTCAAGCACATCTATAACGAGTTCTAAATTGTCTATCTGAGATTGTAAATTACCAAAAACTTGTTTCTGCCAATTTTTTATAAAATACTTAACCGCTTGCAATTTAAAAATGTAACTAGGCTTACCATTAAAAATAAGACTATCCCACCAAATTTTTAGATTTCCCAAAAAAATGTGGATGAGATAAGATGAAATCTGGACAAAGGCATAATTGTACTTGGCCATTTGAAAGTCTGTATTTATGATACAATCCTTTTGTGTTTCACCAACAGAAATCAATAATCACCTTATAAAATCTAGTTCGTTCACTAAGAAGTTCAATAATTTTCTGCCTCAAATtctattgttttggttgatttcagCTTCAGCCTTTAGCTGGTTTGAATTTTTTTCGGTGAGGTCATCGTTGTCAATGAAAATGATTCACTATTATTTTTGAGGGGTTGGAAGAAACTGCAGATGTACTGGCTTCAGGGATGGACGAAACAGCAGTTGTTTTCACAACACTCTAAGATGGGCTGGTTACCTGTACTGGCTAAATGCTAATAAGATTAAATGATCAAAATATGAATTGGTAGTAATGTCAAAAGACcaatgtgtacacatatatctcactatcagacacgtgtatataaaaagatacgtggaaagcatgcaggccaaaacatcaaaacatgatgcgtcacgaaacaccaaataaaccccgaggagttactttatctcatccccaaaagagaagctaagatcaacggtggagagaaagttagctgacacgaactgacaagggcagaagacacttgtctgacacgaccatacccctcaactacccgcattaaacactctgagcagtgtacgtgtcgaccaacctgtggaacgagcgaggatgcctctgcgggatcaaggggcaaacacagacctccgcgtgatggatgcaaggacacaagaagataaggttccaacggtcttcagagatgggtcccacattctaaccttataaatacctcatctccaccaagaggaaaggggatcggaaaaatcggaaaaatcaggagagagagaaagagagagattgcaagggtaagttaatcacttagaagagagaaacatgtaaacccaaaagtcattcgactattcgtgtaaccgtgaagaacatagtaaaacaacaaaccccgtggatgtaggccttagtgctgaaccacgtaaaccttggtcttatttacatttcagcactttacatttatttagctccatggatgtttacttatatgttttgttttccttaataattatatcccatgcgcaaacgcctcgcatggagttgttagaggaggccatgataaacccgaaggttttgagccaatgaatcaacaccaggatatcatcatcacaatctctttagatgataatgattgattgtgagcgttcggaccccctcgtggtttgtgtgctcacaatttggcgctagaaacagggacttcgtcccggtaaaagatttatcttgtcctgtgatttcattttaaattggcatatgattgctctgatttatcagctcggaccgtatagatcattcgttaactgtattatgttcaaaaacccaccttttatcttcgataagagttattgttctaatccgcggatttacaattttcgtagtttttatactaaggatctcctttaataaaactttaacccgtatattataacttgcgtgtattaattCTCTCCTGGAagattgtatttcgccaactaacccgcttcacgcggatattcccgtttttgttgtttgaaataacttatgcagaaagaacgaattgtgagtaaagaaggcaagtttcggcgagatttcattatcaacaaaagggcacgtgatggaaaagacgcaggaagcaggaaaatccaaagctttgtcaaaagaaacacccaggacaaccccggttatcacccgaagcaagcaaaaaggagataaagctaaaatgaccaatcgaaggcaagatactgcggaaatcacttcacctatgaacgctaattcagttgcagcggcggctctcagagcagcagcgacaaagtacggggaggctgcggtagtcccgaaggctgcggaggctagcaataccttcgccatgagtcaacttaatcaaccaagagaaagggtggatgaatccagaacattccaacccgcgcaccttctaacttttgaAATGCCACCaaaaaatgatcaaaatcaaaccataccggcggctctaacaccgcagaggggcgctcaccccaatttggaaataccagcaaccgaagctgaaccctgccacctttagtacagaccatggaggagggcggcaccatggctgtagtagcacgcg
The nucleotide sequence above comes from Papaver somniferum cultivar HN1 chromosome 8, ASM357369v1, whole genome shotgun sequence. Encoded proteins:
- the LOC113304960 gene encoding uncharacterized protein LOC113304960 encodes the protein MEERIQVTRIRQKIAKETEPFYASLFTENHKFRPSFDNLNMPVLSVMDSITLEKEFTEVEVKQVFDHFGVKKSPGPDGFTMEFYKQAWEIHDGILIASELINSRLRSQETGIICKVDFEKAFDNLNWGCVDTKLARFGFGYKWRSWIKWCITTPRFVVLIKGEANKMFRNQKGINQGDPIFAFLFILVPEVLSLMFKSSANQGLISGFTAEQGPAITQLHFADDFIVFLYDNETQVQNLKNLLIAFETIYGLKVNFKKSTIVGLGQFHNGDACAEIFGCSCTQ